One Mycolicibacterium fortuitum subsp. fortuitum genomic window carries:
- a CDS encoding MerR family transcriptional regulator, translating to MVEYRLEDLARISGVSARNIRAYRERGLLDSPRRVGRSAYYGDRHLAQLTAISQLLAKGFNSAHIADFFAALRSGKDLPDALGIEASEWCRPTTLVLSVDPSGDDVRTLVEFGLLHVVDGTVELTDPALIALIGGTEDHRRVVRSTAHLARATGASIESLADAAAAALAECPGGATDPELAVLARAVISAGVNRALSARSRRI from the coding sequence TTGGTTGAGTACCGTCTCGAAGACCTGGCGCGTATTTCCGGCGTCAGCGCTCGCAATATCCGCGCTTATCGTGAGCGTGGCCTCTTGGACTCGCCGCGGCGCGTCGGGCGCTCGGCGTACTACGGTGACCGCCATCTGGCGCAGTTGACGGCGATCAGCCAGCTACTGGCCAAGGGCTTCAACTCGGCGCACATCGCGGATTTTTTCGCGGCCTTGCGCAGCGGCAAGGACCTACCGGACGCGTTGGGAATTGAGGCCTCGGAATGGTGCCGGCCGACCACGCTCGTGCTGAGCGTGGACCCGTCCGGCGACGATGTCCGCACACTCGTCGAATTCGGGCTGCTGCACGTTGTCGACGGAACGGTCGAGCTGACCGATCCGGCGTTGATCGCGCTCATCGGCGGCACTGAGGACCATCGCCGCGTCGTGCGCAGCACGGCGCATCTCGCTCGTGCCACCGGTGCGTCGATCGAAAGCCTGGCCGACGCGGCTGCCGCCGCGCTGGCCGAATGCCCCGGTGGTGCCACGGATCCCGAGCTGGCCGTCCTGGCCCGGGCAGTGATCTCGGCAGGTGTGAACCGAGCCTTGAGTGCGCGTAGCCGCCGCATCTGA
- a CDS encoding DUF1906 domain-containing protein, with product MSISRREMLKYAAAAPALLGLGAGLTTPGSAAAAPAAGAAPLGVLLDYAAGVIRASDIRTSGAIGAIRYVSDRRPGGDWMLGKPIQLPEARDLYQSGLKIVSCYQYGKQETADWLGGQNAGIQHAKRGWQLHSAAGGSVGAPIYASIDDDPSFDQYKQLVAPYLRGWEAVLGHQRVGVYANSKTIEWAVQDGLGSYFWQHNWGSPGRVAHPAAHLHQVEIDKRSVGGIGVDINHILKPRYGQWD from the coding sequence GTGTCGATATCGCGACGCGAAATGCTCAAGTACGCGGCCGCTGCACCCGCGCTGCTCGGGCTGGGCGCCGGTCTCACCACGCCGGGTTCCGCGGCAGCTGCGCCGGCGGCTGGGGCCGCACCGCTCGGTGTCCTGCTCGATTACGCCGCCGGAGTGATCCGCGCTTCAGATATCCGCACGTCGGGAGCCATCGGAGCAATCCGGTACGTGTCCGACCGCAGGCCCGGCGGAGACTGGATGCTCGGCAAGCCGATTCAGTTGCCGGAAGCTCGCGACCTGTACCAGAGCGGCCTGAAGATCGTCTCCTGCTATCAATACGGCAAGCAGGAGACGGCCGACTGGCTCGGCGGACAGAATGCCGGCATCCAGCACGCCAAGCGCGGTTGGCAGTTGCACTCCGCCGCGGGTGGTTCGGTCGGGGCGCCCATCTACGCCTCGATCGATGACGATCCGAGCTTCGACCAGTACAAACAGCTGGTGGCGCCCTATCTGCGGGGCTGGGAAGCTGTGCTGGGACACCAGCGCGTCGGCGTGTACGCCAACTCGAAGACGATCGAATGGGCTGTGCAGGATGGCCTGGGCTCGTACTTCTGGCAGCACAACTGGGGCTCGCCGGGGCGGGTCGCACACCCGGCCGCGCATCTGCATCAGGTCGAGATCGACAAGCGCAGTGTCGGCGGGATCGGGGTGGACATCAACCACATTCTGAAGCCGCGATACGGTCAGTGGGACTGA
- a CDS encoding type I polyketide synthase: MTIYEHDRVSAGRNDDSGSVGRQADSTHALVDRLSAGEPYAVAFGGQGSAWLETLEELVSSAGIEAELATLAGEAELLLEPVASELVVVRPIGFEPLQWVRALAAEEPVPSDKQLTSAAVSVPGVLLTQIAAGRALARQGMDLVATPPVAVAGHSQGVLAVEALAAKGTKDVQLLALAQLIGAAGTLVARRRGITVLGDRPPMVSVTNAEPERIYELLEEFSQDVRTVLPPVLSIRNGRRSVVITGTPEQLSRFELYCNQIAEKEEAERKSKVRGGAVFAPVFDPVQVEVGFHTPRLADGIEIVAGWAEAVGIDVELAREMTEAILVSQVDWVDEITELHEAGARWILDLGPGDILTRLTAPVVRGLGIGIVPAATRGGQRNLFTIGAVPEVARPWSSYAPTVVSLPDGSVKLSTKFTRLTGRSPILLAGMTPTTVDAKIVAAAANAGHWAELAGGGQVTEPIFNDRIAELGELLEPGRAIQFNTLFLDPYLWKLQVGGKRLVQRARQSGAPIDGVVVSAGIPDLEEAVELIDELNDLGISHVVFKPGTVEQIRSVIRIAAEVPTKPVIVHIEGGRAGGHHSWEDLDDLLLATYSELRSRSNITICVGGGIGTPERSAEYLSGRWSAAHGYPLMPIDGILVGTAAMATLEATTSPAVKQLLVDTKGTEAWVGAGKASGGMASGRSQLGADIHEIDNTASRCGRLLDEVAGDADAVAARRDEIIAAMANTAKPYFGDVAEMTYLQWLRRYIELAIGEGNSTADTKRDDSPWLDITWRDRFEQMLKRAEARLHAQDFGSIETLFNDEQLLEDPKAALAALVSAYPDAASVQLHPADVPFFVELCKTLGKPVNFVPVIDKDVRRWWRSDSLWQAHDARYDADQVCVIPGTAAVAGITRVDEPVGELLDRFEQAAVDEVLAAGAQPQAVLSRRQGRDDVTGPLAVLLDAPDVLWAGRTSVNPVHRIAPATEWQVREGSENRSATHPSTGARLEVADDRHVVLSVPLSGTWIDIRFTLTDAVRSGGAPVVEVEDAATAMRSVLAIAAGVDGPDALPPVVDGTATVTVGWNPEQVADHTGVTATFGAPLAPTLTVVPDALVGRCWPAVFAAIGSAATDSGFPVVEGLLSLVHLDHAAHLLAALPTEPAELTVIATASAAHDTEVGRVVPVSVTVRSADGTELAKLEERFAIRGRTGEAELTDPVRAGGAISDNATDTPRRRRRDVTVGAPVDMRPFAVVSGDHNPIHTDRAAALLAGLQSPIVHGMWLSAAAQHVLTATDGKPVPPAKLVGWTARFLGMVKPGDEVDFRVDRVGIDVGAEVVEVQARIGSELVMAATARLAAPKTVYAFPGQGIQSKGMGMEVRARSKAARKIWDKADKFTRETLGFSVLHVVRDNPTSLIASGVHYEHPEGVLYLTQFTQVAMATTAAAQVAEMREQGAFVEGAIACGHSVGEYTALACVSGVIELEGLLEAVFHRGSKMHDIVPRDERGRSNYRLAAIRPSQIDLADEDVESFVAQIAANTGEFLQIVNFNLRGSQYAIAGTVRGLEALEEEVERRREISGGKRSFILVPGIDVPFHSSVLRVGVDDFRRSLERVLPRDRDPELVVGRYIPNLVPRPFTLDRDFIQEIRDLVPAEPLDEILADYDTWRNERPIELCRKIVIELLAWQFASPVRWIETQDLLFIEEAAGGLGVERFVEIGVKNAPTVAGLATNTLKLPEYAHSTVEVLNAERDAAVLFASDTDPEPEPEVDESPATPAAEAAPAAEAAPAPAAAPAAPSGGPRPDDITFDAADATVGLIALSAKMRIDQIEALDSIESITDGASSRRNQLLVDLGSELNLGAIDGAAEADLGALKGQVSKLARTYKPFGPVLSDAINDQLRTVFGPSGKRPGYIAERVTKTWELGPGWAKHVTVEVALGTREGSSVRGGDLGGLHPGALATAADVDKVIDAAVAAVGARQGVPVSLPSAGGAGGGGVVDSAALNEFAEKVTGPDGVLASAARTILGQLGLDAPVGAPEAATDAELIDLVTTELGSDWPRLVAPAFDAKKAVVFDDRWASAREDLVKLWLADEGEIDADWPRLSERFEGAGHVVATQANWWQGKALAAGRTIHASLFGRIAAGAENPGTGRYSSEVAVVTGASKGSIASSVVGQLLDGGATVIATTSRLDDDRLAFYKELYRENARFGATLWVVPANMASYSDIDKLVEWVGSEQIESLGPQSIHLKDAQTPTLLFPFAAPRVAGDLSEAGSRSEMEMKVLLWAVQRLIGGLSTIGAERDIASRLHVVLPGSPNRGMFGGDGAYGEAKSALDALVNRWSAESSWAERVSLAHALIGWTKGTGLMGHNDAIVSAVEEAGVTTYSTDQMAAMLLNLCTVESKVAAANAPIKADLTGGLGDIKIDMAELAAKAREDMASAAAESEDDEDEGVISALPSPPRGYNPAPAPEWADLDVDPADLVVIVGGAELGPYGSSRTRFEMEVSGELSAAGVLELAWTTGLVKWEDDPKAGWYDTQTGELVPESEIVERYHDAVVERCGIREFVDDGAIDPDHASPLLVSVFLDKDFSFVVSSEADARAFVSFDPEHTVARPVPDSSDWQVIRKAGTEIRVPRKTKLSRTVGAQIPTGFDPTVWGITPDMANSIDRVALWNIVATVDAFLSSGFTPTELMRWVHPSLVASTQGTGMGGMTSMQTMYHGNLLGRAKPNDILQEVLPNVVAAHVMQSYVGGYGAMVHPVGACATAAVSVEEGVDKIRLGKADLVIAGGFDDLTLEAIIGFGDMAATADTEMMRAKGISDSKFSRANDRRRLGFLEAQGGGTILLARGDLAAKMGLPVLAVVGYAQSFADGVHTSIPAPGLGALGAGRGGKDSQLARSLAKLGVGADDIAVISKHDTSTLANDPNETELHERLADSMGRSAGNPLFIVSQKTLTGHAKGGAAVFQMMGLCQILRDGVIPPNRSLDCVDDELATSGHFVWVRETLDLRGKFPLKAGLVTSLGFGHVSGLVALVHPEAFIAALDPAERDEYRKRAEQRTLAGQRRLAGAIAGGRPMYEKPADRRFDHDVPEKRQEAAMLLNADARLGDDDLYVR; encoded by the coding sequence GTGACGATCTATGAACACGACCGGGTGTCCGCCGGTCGCAACGACGACTCAGGATCCGTTGGTCGGCAGGCTGACTCCACCCACGCACTCGTCGATCGGCTGAGCGCCGGCGAGCCCTACGCAGTCGCCTTCGGTGGTCAGGGCAGCGCCTGGCTGGAGACCCTCGAAGAGCTGGTGTCCTCGGCCGGTATCGAGGCCGAGCTCGCGACCCTGGCCGGCGAGGCAGAGTTGCTGCTCGAGCCGGTGGCGTCCGAGCTCGTCGTGGTGCGACCGATCGGATTCGAGCCCCTGCAGTGGGTTCGCGCGCTGGCAGCCGAGGAGCCGGTGCCCTCCGACAAGCAGCTGACGTCGGCCGCGGTGTCGGTGCCGGGCGTCCTGCTCACCCAGATCGCCGCCGGACGCGCGCTGGCTCGCCAGGGCATGGATCTGGTCGCCACTCCGCCGGTGGCCGTCGCCGGGCACTCGCAGGGTGTGCTGGCCGTCGAGGCCCTGGCCGCCAAGGGGACCAAGGACGTGCAGCTGCTGGCGTTGGCACAGCTCATCGGTGCGGCAGGCACCCTGGTGGCCCGTCGTCGCGGGATCACCGTGCTGGGTGACCGCCCGCCGATGGTGTCGGTGACCAATGCCGAGCCCGAGCGGATCTATGAGCTGCTCGAGGAATTCAGCCAGGACGTCCGCACGGTGCTGCCTCCGGTGCTGTCGATCCGCAACGGCCGGCGCTCCGTTGTGATCACCGGCACACCCGAGCAGCTGTCGCGGTTCGAGCTGTACTGCAACCAGATCGCTGAGAAGGAAGAGGCCGAGCGCAAGAGCAAAGTCCGCGGCGGCGCGGTCTTCGCCCCGGTCTTCGACCCGGTGCAGGTTGAGGTCGGTTTCCACACGCCGCGGCTGGCCGACGGGATCGAGATCGTCGCCGGCTGGGCGGAGGCTGTCGGCATCGACGTCGAGCTGGCCCGAGAGATGACGGAAGCCATCCTGGTCAGCCAGGTCGACTGGGTCGATGAGATCACCGAGCTGCACGAGGCCGGCGCCCGCTGGATTCTCGACCTCGGCCCCGGCGACATCCTCACCCGCCTGACCGCTCCGGTGGTGCGCGGCCTGGGTATCGGGATCGTGCCTGCCGCGACGCGCGGCGGCCAGCGCAACCTCTTCACCATCGGTGCGGTGCCCGAGGTGGCCCGGCCGTGGTCCAGCTACGCACCGACGGTGGTGAGCCTGCCCGACGGATCGGTCAAGCTCTCGACCAAGTTCACCCGGTTGACCGGACGCTCGCCGATCCTGCTGGCCGGTATGACCCCCACCACAGTGGACGCCAAGATCGTCGCGGCCGCAGCAAACGCCGGCCACTGGGCCGAACTCGCCGGTGGCGGACAGGTCACCGAGCCGATCTTCAACGATCGCATCGCCGAATTGGGTGAGCTGCTCGAACCCGGCCGGGCCATCCAGTTCAACACTCTGTTCCTCGATCCGTACCTGTGGAAGCTGCAGGTCGGCGGCAAGCGACTGGTGCAGCGCGCCCGTCAGTCCGGTGCGCCGATCGACGGCGTCGTCGTCAGTGCCGGTATCCCGGACCTGGAAGAGGCCGTCGAGCTGATCGACGAACTGAACGACCTGGGCATCAGCCACGTGGTGTTCAAGCCGGGCACCGTCGAGCAGATCCGCTCGGTCATCCGGATCGCGGCCGAGGTGCCCACCAAACCGGTGATCGTGCACATCGAGGGCGGCCGCGCCGGTGGCCACCACTCGTGGGAGGACCTCGACGATCTGCTGCTGGCCACCTATTCGGAGCTGCGCAGCCGGTCCAACATCACCATCTGCGTCGGCGGCGGCATCGGCACCCCCGAGCGTTCGGCCGAGTACCTGTCCGGCCGCTGGTCGGCTGCCCACGGCTACCCGCTGATGCCGATCGACGGCATCCTGGTCGGCACTGCCGCCATGGCCACCCTGGAGGCCACCACCTCACCCGCGGTCAAGCAGCTGCTGGTGGACACCAAGGGCACTGAGGCCTGGGTCGGCGCGGGCAAGGCCTCGGGCGGTATGGCCTCCGGACGCAGCCAGCTCGGCGCAGACATCCACGAGATCGACAACACCGCGTCGCGTTGCGGCCGCCTGCTCGACGAGGTTGCCGGTGACGCCGATGCGGTGGCCGCCCGCCGCGACGAGATCATCGCCGCGATGGCCAACACTGCCAAGCCGTACTTCGGCGATGTCGCCGAGATGACCTACCTGCAGTGGCTGCGCCGCTACATCGAGCTGGCGATCGGTGAGGGCAACAGCACCGCCGACACCAAGCGGGACGACTCGCCGTGGCTGGACATCACCTGGCGCGACCGCTTCGAGCAGATGCTCAAGCGGGCCGAAGCACGTTTGCATGCACAGGATTTCGGCTCGATCGAAACCCTTTTCAACGACGAGCAGCTGCTGGAGGATCCGAAGGCCGCACTGGCCGCGCTGGTGTCCGCCTACCCGGATGCCGCATCCGTGCAACTGCACCCGGCCGACGTGCCGTTCTTCGTCGAGCTGTGCAAGACGCTGGGCAAGCCGGTCAACTTCGTCCCCGTGATCGACAAGGACGTGCGTCGCTGGTGGCGCAGTGATTCGCTGTGGCAGGCCCACGATGCGCGTTACGACGCCGATCAGGTGTGCGTCATCCCCGGCACCGCCGCCGTCGCAGGCATCACGCGGGTCGACGAGCCCGTCGGTGAGCTGCTGGACCGCTTCGAGCAGGCCGCCGTCGACGAGGTGCTGGCCGCCGGCGCGCAGCCGCAAGCGGTGCTGTCGCGCCGTCAGGGCCGCGACGATGTGACCGGTCCGCTGGCCGTGCTGCTGGACGCCCCCGACGTGTTGTGGGCCGGTCGCACCTCGGTCAACCCGGTGCACCGGATCGCCCCCGCGACCGAGTGGCAGGTGCGTGAAGGGTCTGAGAACCGTTCCGCCACACATCCTTCCACCGGAGCTCGGCTTGAGGTCGCCGACGATCGGCATGTGGTGCTGTCGGTGCCGCTGTCAGGAACCTGGATCGACATCCGCTTCACCCTGACTGACGCCGTCCGTAGCGGTGGCGCACCGGTCGTCGAGGTCGAGGACGCGGCGACCGCGATGCGGTCGGTGCTCGCCATCGCCGCCGGCGTCGACGGTCCTGACGCGTTGCCGCCGGTGGTCGATGGCACCGCCACGGTCACCGTCGGCTGGAACCCCGAGCAGGTGGCCGACCACACCGGTGTCACCGCCACCTTCGGTGCCCCGCTGGCGCCGACGCTCACTGTCGTCCCCGACGCGCTGGTCGGCCGCTGCTGGCCCGCCGTGTTCGCCGCCATCGGCTCCGCCGCCACCGACTCCGGCTTCCCGGTCGTCGAGGGTCTGCTGAGCCTGGTCCACCTGGACCACGCCGCTCACCTCCTGGCGGCGTTGCCGACCGAGCCCGCCGAATTGACCGTCATCGCAACGGCTTCGGCTGCCCACGACACCGAGGTGGGCCGGGTCGTCCCGGTTTCGGTGACCGTGCGCAGTGCCGACGGCACCGAGCTGGCCAAGCTGGAGGAGCGGTTCGCGATCCGCGGCCGCACCGGCGAGGCCGAGCTGACCGACCCCGTCCGGGCCGGCGGTGCGATCTCGGACAACGCCACCGACACCCCGCGTCGTCGCCGTCGCGACGTCACGGTCGGCGCGCCCGTAGACATGCGGCCGTTCGCCGTGGTCTCCGGTGACCACAACCCGATCCACACCGACCGGGCCGCCGCCCTGCTGGCGGGTCTCCAGTCGCCGATCGTGCACGGTATGTGGCTGTCGGCTGCCGCGCAGCACGTCTTGACCGCCACCGACGGCAAGCCGGTTCCGCCGGCCAAGCTGGTCGGCTGGACCGCCCGCTTCCTCGGCATGGTCAAGCCGGGTGACGAGGTCGACTTCCGCGTCGACCGGGTCGGAATCGACGTCGGCGCAGAGGTTGTCGAGGTTCAGGCCCGCATCGGCTCCGAGCTGGTGATGGCTGCGACCGCGCGGCTCGCCGCACCCAAGACCGTCTACGCATTCCCCGGCCAGGGCATCCAGTCCAAGGGCATGGGCATGGAGGTCCGGGCCCGGTCCAAGGCTGCCCGCAAGATCTGGGACAAGGCCGACAAGTTCACCCGCGAGACGCTGGGCTTCTCGGTGCTGCACGTGGTGCGCGACAACCCGACCTCGCTCATCGCCTCCGGTGTGCACTACGAGCACCCCGAGGGCGTGCTGTACCTGACGCAGTTCACCCAGGTCGCGATGGCCACGACGGCCGCCGCCCAGGTTGCCGAGATGCGTGAGCAGGGCGCGTTCGTCGAAGGCGCGATCGCCTGCGGTCACTCCGTCGGTGAATACACCGCGCTGGCATGCGTTTCCGGCGTGATCGAGCTCGAAGGTCTGCTGGAGGCGGTGTTCCACCGGGGCTCCAAGATGCACGACATCGTGCCGCGCGACGAGCGGGGCCGGTCCAACTACCGGCTGGCCGCGATCCGGCCGTCGCAGATCGACCTCGCCGACGAAGACGTCGAGAGCTTCGTCGCACAAATCGCGGCGAATACTGGTGAGTTCTTACAGATCGTGAACTTCAACCTGCGCGGCTCGCAGTACGCGATCGCCGGAACCGTGCGCGGTCTGGAAGCGCTGGAGGAAGAGGTCGAGCGTCGTCGCGAGATCAGCGGCGGCAAGCGGTCGTTCATCCTGGTGCCCGGCATCGACGTGCCGTTCCACTCCAGCGTGCTGCGAGTGGGTGTGGACGACTTCCGGCGGAGCCTGGAGCGCGTCCTGCCGCGTGACCGTGACCCTGAGCTGGTCGTCGGCCGCTACATCCCGAACCTCGTGCCCCGGCCGTTCACCCTGGACCGCGACTTCATCCAGGAGATCCGCGACCTGGTGCCGGCCGAGCCTCTCGACGAGATCCTCGCCGACTACGACACCTGGCGTAACGAGCGGCCGATCGAGCTGTGCCGCAAGATCGTCATAGAGCTGCTGGCCTGGCAGTTCGCCAGCCCGGTGCGTTGGATCGAGACCCAGGACCTGCTGTTCATCGAGGAAGCCGCGGGCGGACTCGGAGTGGAGCGGTTCGTCGAGATCGGCGTGAAGAACGCGCCGACGGTCGCCGGCCTGGCCACCAACACGCTGAAGCTGCCCGAATACGCGCACAGCACCGTCGAGGTGCTCAACGCCGAGCGCGACGCCGCGGTGCTGTTCGCCAGTGACACCGATCCCGAGCCGGAGCCCGAGGTCGACGAGAGCCCGGCAACTCCGGCAGCCGAAGCCGCTCCGGCCGCCGAAGCCGCCCCGGCCCCGGCAGCCGCACCGGCGGCCCCGTCCGGTGGCCCTCGGCCCGACGACATCACCTTCGACGCGGCCGACGCCACGGTGGGTCTCATCGCGCTGAGCGCCAAGATGCGCATCGACCAGATCGAGGCGCTGGATTCCATCGAGTCCATCACCGATGGTGCGTCCTCACGACGCAACCAGCTGCTGGTCGACCTGGGCTCCGAGCTGAACCTCGGTGCCATCGACGGTGCCGCCGAAGCGGATCTGGGCGCGCTCAAGGGACAGGTCAGCAAGCTGGCCCGCACCTACAAGCCGTTCGGCCCGGTGCTGTCCGACGCCATCAACGATCAGCTGCGCACGGTGTTCGGGCCGTCGGGTAAGCGCCCGGGTTACATCGCCGAGCGCGTCACCAAGACCTGGGAGCTGGGTCCGGGCTGGGCCAAGCACGTCACCGTCGAGGTGGCCCTCGGCACCCGTGAAGGCAGCAGCGTTCGCGGCGGTGATCTGGGTGGTCTGCATCCGGGTGCGCTGGCGACTGCCGCTGACGTCGACAAGGTCATCGATGCCGCCGTGGCCGCGGTGGGTGCCCGGCAGGGTGTGCCGGTCAGCCTGCCCTCGGCCGGTGGTGCAGGTGGCGGCGGCGTGGTGGATTCTGCCGCGCTGAACGAGTTCGCCGAGAAGGTCACCGGTCCCGACGGCGTGCTGGCCTCGGCCGCGCGCACCATTCTGGGACAGCTCGGGCTCGATGCACCGGTGGGAGCCCCCGAGGCTGCCACCGACGCCGAGCTGATCGACCTGGTCACCACCGAACTCGGTTCGGACTGGCCGCGATTGGTGGCTCCGGCGTTCGACGCCAAGAAGGCAGTCGTGTTCGACGACCGCTGGGCCAGTGCCCGCGAGGACCTCGTCAAGCTGTGGCTGGCCGACGAGGGTGAGATCGACGCCGATTGGCCGCGCCTGTCCGAGCGGTTCGAGGGCGCCGGACATGTCGTTGCCACGCAGGCGAACTGGTGGCAGGGCAAGGCGCTGGCGGCAGGCCGTACCATCCACGCCTCGCTCTTCGGCCGCATCGCGGCCGGCGCCGAGAACCCCGGAACCGGTCGGTATTCCAGCGAGGTCGCTGTGGTGACCGGTGCGTCGAAGGGCTCGATCGCCTCCTCGGTCGTCGGGCAGCTGCTGGACGGTGGCGCCACCGTCATCGCCACCACTTCGCGTCTGGACGACGACCGGTTGGCGTTCTACAAGGAGCTGTACCGCGAGAACGCCCGCTTCGGCGCCACGCTGTGGGTGGTCCCGGCCAACATGGCGTCCTACTCCGACATCGACAAGCTGGTCGAGTGGGTCGGTAGCGAGCAGATCGAAAGCCTTGGGCCGCAATCGATCCACCTCAAGGATGCGCAGACCCCGACGCTGCTGTTCCCGTTCGCCGCACCGCGCGTGGCCGGGGACCTGTCGGAGGCGGGTTCACGCTCCGAGATGGAGATGAAGGTCTTGCTGTGGGCTGTGCAGCGGCTCATCGGCGGGCTGTCGACGATCGGTGCCGAGCGTGACATCGCCTCGCGTCTGCACGTGGTGCTGCCCGGCTCGCCCAACCGCGGCATGTTCGGTGGTGACGGTGCCTACGGCGAAGCCAAGTCCGCGCTCGATGCGCTGGTGAACCGGTGGAGCGCCGAATCATCGTGGGCCGAGCGGGTCAGCCTGGCGCATGCGCTGATCGGCTGGACCAAGGGCACCGGGCTGATGGGGCACAACGACGCCATCGTCAGTGCGGTCGAGGAGGCCGGTGTCACCACCTACAGCACCGACCAGATGGCAGCCATGCTGCTGAACCTGTGCACGGTGGAGTCCAAGGTGGCCGCGGCCAACGCGCCCATCAAGGCCGACCTGACCGGCGGCCTCGGTGACATCAAGATCGACATGGCTGAGCTGGCCGCCAAGGCTCGTGAGGACATGGCAAGCGCCGCAGCCGAATCCGAGGACGATGAGGACGAGGGTGTTATTTCGGCACTGCCGTCCCCGCCGCGCGGGTACAACCCGGCGCCCGCCCCGGAGTGGGCCGACCTCGATGTCGACCCGGCAGACCTGGTGGTGATCGTCGGTGGTGCCGAGCTCGGGCCGTACGGCTCGTCGCGCACGCGCTTCGAGATGGAGGTCTCCGGCGAGCTGTCGGCGGCCGGCGTGCTGGAGCTGGCCTGGACCACCGGTCTGGTCAAGTGGGAAGACGATCCCAAGGCCGGCTGGTACGACACCCAGACCGGTGAACTGGTTCCCGAGTCGGAGATCGTGGAGCGCTACCACGACGCCGTGGTGGAAAGATGTGGAATTCGCGAGTTTGTTGATGACGGCGCGATCGATCCCGATCACGCCTCGCCGCTGCTGGTCAGTGTGTTCCTGGACAAGGACTTCAGCTTCGTGGTGTCCAGCGAGGCCGATGCCCGGGCGTTCGTGTCCTTCGATCCGGAGCACACGGTGGCCCGGCCGGTGCCGGACTCCAGCGACTGGCAGGTGATCCGTAAGGCCGGCACCGAGATTCGGGTGCCGCGCAAGACCAAGCTGTCGCGGACCGTCGGCGCGCAGATCCCGACCGGGTTCGACCCGACGGTGTGGGGTATCACCCCGGACATGGCCAACTCGATCGACCGGGTTGCGCTGTGGAACATCGTGGCGACCGTGGATGCCTTCCTGTCCTCGGGCTTCACGCCGACCGAGCTGATGCGCTGGGTGCACCCGAGCCTGGTGGCCTCCACGCAGGGCACCGGCATGGGCGGCATGACCTCGATGCAGACCATGTACCACGGCAACCTGCTGGGCCGGGCCAAGCCGAACGACATCCTGCAGGAGGTGCTGCCGAACGTTGTTGCGGCACACGTCATGCAGAGCTACGTCGGCGGCTACGGCGCGATGGTCCACCCGGTCGGCGCCTGCGCCACCGCGGCCGTCTCGGTCGAGGAGGGTGTGGACAAGATCCGCCTCGGCAAGGCCGACCTGGTGATCGCCGGCGGCTTCGACGACCTGACCCTGGAAGCGATCATCGGCTTCGGTGACATGGCGGCCACCGCCGACACCGAGATGATGCGCGCCAAGGGCATCAGCGACTCGAAGTTCTCCCGTGCCAACGACCGTCGTCGCCTCGGCTTCCTGGAAGCCCAGGGCGGTGGCACGATCCTGCTGGCCCGCGGCGACCTCGCTGCGAAGATGGGCCTGCCGGTGCTGGCGGTCGTCGGTTACGCGCAGAGCTTCGCCGACGGTGTGCACACCTCGATCCCGGCTCCGGGCCTGGGCGCCCTGGGCGCGGGGCGTGGCGGCAAGGATTCGCAGCTGGCCCGCTCGCTGGCCAAGCTGGGCGTCGGTGCTGACGACATCGCGGTGATCTCCAAGCACGACACCTCAACGCTGGCCAACGATCCCAACGAGACCGAGCTGCACGAGCGGCTCGCCGACTCGATGGGACGCTCGGCGGGCAACCCGCTGTTCATCGTCAGCCAGAAGACGCTGACCGGGCACGCCAAGGGCGGCGCGGCGGTGTTCCAGATGATGGGTCTGTGCCAGATCCTGCGTGACGGCGTCATCCCGCCGAACCGCAGCCTGGACTGCGTCGACGACGAGCTGGCCACCTCCGGCCACTTCGTCTGGGTGCGCGAGACTCTCGACCTGCGTGGGAAGTTCCCGCTCAAGGCCGGTCTGGTCACCAGCCTCGGCTTCGGTCACGTGTCGGGTCTGGTTGCCCTGGTGCACCCGGAGGCGTTCATCGCGGCGCTGGATCCGGCCGAGCGCGACGAGTACCGCAAGCGTGCCGAACAGCGCACGCTGGCCGGTCAGCGTCGACTGGCCGGAGCGATCGCCGGTGGGCGTCCGATGTACGAGAAGCCCGCCGACCGTCGCTTCGACCACGATGTGCCGGAGAAGCGTCAGGAAGCCGCGATGTTGCTGAACGCGGATGCCCGCCTCGGTGACGACGATCTCTATGTGCGGTGA